In the Onychostoma macrolepis isolate SWU-2019 chromosome 09, ASM1243209v1, whole genome shotgun sequence genome, one interval contains:
- the zc3h15 gene encoding zinc finger CCCH domain-containing protein 15 has translation MPPKKPAQATGSKKTQEKKKEKIIEDKTFGLKNKKGAKQQKFIKAVTQQVKYGQQNSRQVAAEAEKSKKKDDKKKELSELNELFKPVVAAQKVSKGVDPKSVLCAFFKQGQCTKGDKCKFSHDLSLERKCEKRSVYVDGRDDELEKDTMENWDEKKLEEVVNKKHGEAEKKKAKTQIVCKFFLDAIENNKYGWFWVCPGGGDNCMYRHALPVGFVLKKDKKKEETNEEMISLEELIETERASLGADVTRITLETFLAWKKRKRQEKLAKAEQDMERKKADFKAGRAFGVSGREVFEFRPELVDDDDEEADDTKYAADDDDDDDDDYYAEVYNEVEEMDDVQDIDIARFIPKEVDNAGITVASADRFTSRAPPTNDMDDNKLSEASGGAVENGEHSDDQTLEDGETNEEESEAVPVDENLFTGEDLDELEEELNTLDLDE, from the exons ATGCCTCCGAAAAAGCCAGCTCAAGCTACAGGCAGTAAGAAAACCCAAGAGAAGAAGAAAGAGAAGATCATTGAG GATAAAACCTTTggactgaaaaacaaaaagggAGCTAAACAACAGAAGTTTATCAAAGCTGTGACACAGCAGGTCAAGTATGGACAGCAGAATTCGCGACAG gTTGCTGCTGAAGCTGAAAAGAGCAAAAAGAAGGATGACAAGAAGAAGGAGTTGTCTGAGTTGAATGAGCTCTTTAAGCCAGTGGTGGCAGCTCAGAAAGTCAGCAAAG GAGTGGATCCCAAGTCTGTGCTGTGTGCTTTCTTTAAGCAAGGCCAGTGTACCAAAGGTGACAAGTGTAAATTCTCTCATGACCTCTCTTTGGAGAGGAAATGTGAGAAAAGAAGCGTGTATGTGGATGGCAGAGATGATGAGCTGGAGAAAG ACACTATGGAAAATTGGGATGAAAAGAAACTTGAGGAGGTGGTGAACAAGAAACACGGAGAGGCTGAAAAGAAGAAAGCAAAGACCCAAATT gtGTGCAAGTTTTTCCTTGACGCTATTGAAAACAACAAATACGGCTGGTTTTGGGTTTGTCCTGGCGGAGGTGACAACTGTATGTACCGCCACGCTCTTCCTGTTGGCTTTGTTCTGAAAAAAGACAAGAAGAAAGAAGAGACGAATGAGGAGATGATCTCGCTAGAGGAGTTGATAGAGACTGAG CGAGCTTCTCTGGGAGCAGATGTCACCCGAATTACTCTGGAAACATTCTTGGCCTGGAAGAAAAGGAAAAGGCAAGAGAAACTGGCTAAAGCAGAGCAGGACATGGAGAGAAAGAAAGCCGACTTCAAAGCTGGCAGAGCGTTTGGG GTCAGTGGAAGGGAAGTGTTTGAGTTCAGACCTGAGCTTGTTGACGATGACGATGAGGAGGCCGATGACACAAAATACGCTGCTGATGACGAcgatgatgatgacgatgattATTATGCTGAGGTTTATAACGAA GTGGAGGAAATGGACGATGTTCAGGACATTGACATTGCTAGATTTATCCCTAAAGAGGTGGATAATGCGGGTATAACGGTGGCATCTGCAGACAGGTTCACTTCCAGAGCTCCTCCAACAAATGACATGGATG ATAATAAATTGAGCGAGGCATCAGGCGGAGCTGTGGAGAACGGAGAACACAGCGATGACCAGACGCTGGAGGACGGAGAAACCAATGAGGAGGAGTCGGAGGCGGTGCCTGTAGACGAGAACCTCTTCACCGGGGAGGATCTAGACGAACTAGAGGAGGAGCTCAACACACTGGACCTGGACGAGTGA